From Rhodopirellula islandica, the proteins below share one genomic window:
- the cls gene encoding cardiolipin synthase, which produces MDLGQYFQVRINAVSIALVAHVAIEAVTIIRVMTRPHREPASRVAWVTIIAAVPFLGVLLYVLFGETNIGRRRMDRMKQVMERLPTMPDINPEESRHALANVPARYEHLFRMGESINGFEAIGGNSGTLMDDSNAAIESMIADIDQAKDHVHLLFYIWLPDNNGLKMVEALKRAAKRGVTCRAMADDLGSRTIIRSAHWKEMQDAGVHVARALPIGNLVLRALRGRIDLRNHRKIVVIDGSITYCGSQNCADPEFRVKPKYAPWVDAVIRFEGPIVRQNQELFVADWMSCTSDDLTDLLDQPLPDTGSGFPAQVIGTGPTVRDSAMPEVFETLFHTARRKLTISTPYYVPNESMQQALCATAWRGVKTTLIMPANNDSQVVGGASRSYYAGLLEAGVLIHEYTGGLLHTKSVTLDDEVTLIGSANMDRRSFDLNYENNILFHDPKLTAAVQDRQQTYIERSNVITSEIVGAWSLPRRLWNNVLATLGPIL; this is translated from the coding sequence ATGGATCTCGGACAATACTTTCAAGTTCGCATCAATGCTGTTTCAATTGCCTTGGTGGCGCACGTCGCCATCGAAGCCGTCACGATCATTCGTGTGATGACGCGGCCGCACCGGGAACCCGCGTCACGTGTCGCTTGGGTCACCATCATCGCGGCGGTGCCGTTCCTCGGCGTGCTTTTGTATGTGCTGTTTGGTGAAACGAACATCGGACGACGACGAATGGACCGCATGAAGCAAGTCATGGAACGCTTGCCCACGATGCCAGACATCAACCCGGAAGAATCTCGTCACGCGTTGGCAAATGTGCCAGCCCGATACGAACACCTGTTCCGAATGGGTGAATCCATCAATGGATTCGAAGCGATTGGCGGGAATTCTGGAACGCTGATGGACGATTCCAACGCCGCGATTGAATCGATGATCGCGGACATTGATCAAGCCAAAGACCATGTTCACTTGCTGTTCTACATCTGGCTGCCAGACAACAATGGTCTGAAGATGGTCGAGGCACTCAAACGAGCGGCGAAGCGAGGCGTGACCTGCCGGGCGATGGCAGATGACCTCGGCTCACGAACGATCATTCGATCCGCTCACTGGAAAGAGATGCAAGACGCGGGTGTGCATGTTGCCAGAGCATTGCCGATCGGCAATTTGGTCTTGCGTGCTCTGCGTGGTCGCATCGACCTCCGCAATCACCGCAAGATCGTTGTGATCGATGGAAGCATCACGTATTGCGGCAGCCAAAACTGTGCCGATCCTGAGTTCCGGGTCAAACCCAAGTACGCCCCTTGGGTCGACGCCGTGATTCGTTTCGAGGGTCCCATTGTCCGTCAGAACCAAGAACTCTTTGTCGCCGATTGGATGTCCTGCACCAGCGACGACCTGACCGATTTGCTGGACCAACCGCTTCCTGATACAGGGTCCGGGTTCCCTGCGCAGGTCATCGGCACCGGCCCGACCGTTCGTGACTCAGCGATGCCAGAGGTCTTTGAAACACTGTTCCACACGGCGCGGCGCAAGCTGACCATTTCGACGCCCTACTACGTGCCCAACGAATCCATGCAGCAAGCCCTCTGCGCAACAGCTTGGCGAGGGGTCAAGACAACGCTCATCATGCCAGCCAACAACGATTCCCAAGTTGTCGGCGGAGCCAGTCGAAGCTACTACGCCGGACTTCTCGAGGCGGGTGTTCTCATCCACGAATACACCGGCGGTTTGCTGCATACCAAATCGGTGACGCTCGATGATGAAGTCACTCTGATTGGCTCCGCCAACATGGACCGCCGGAGCTTTGACCTGAACTACGAGAACAACATTCTGTTCCACGATCCCAAACTCACCGCTGCCGTTCAGGATCGCCAACAAACCTACATCGAGCGGTCCAACGTGATCACCTCGGAAATCGTCGGTGCCTGGTCGCTCCCCAGGCGGTTGTGGAACAACGTGCTGGCAACGCTGGGCCCCATTCTTTAA
- a CDS encoding DcaP family trimeric outer membrane transporter gives MSCKTPARTIFDRATRQWFLLALPLWFLTVPLKAEESLASFLQTAEAEHFDEPLLLAQFSEFNESLDAIESPVTEVLDQLDTISLDRSLQQSFTTESFDSRAGTQQPNNFTAFPDFNRGIVVIGEEAALKIGGFVKADFITDFDPIDSVDSFDTSQIPVGAAERKNSRFHARSSRLSFDTRWKVQQEVVRAFVEADFFGGEDGSNGSLRLRHAYGTMGYVTAGQTWTTFTHPSAVPQTLDFEGAVSNVNRRQGLVRLDLPLGNWGWSWAVSLEDPRIEIDIPVGVTGEGRTESPDVITHLKLERPRGDFQAAFVMRELGFQPVGDPVITGTAWGFNFTGSAKATEDTRLYSQITFGEGIGSYRGSPDVVSTGPSSAAILPMFGWMVGCKHVWNDRLTSNLTYSELFLDPIAGQDPTNLRQTNYLAVNLIHNPVDRVFVGIEYLYGMRENQNGNQADATRLQMSFGFYLP, from the coding sequence ATGAGTTGCAAGACCCCCGCACGAACGATCTTTGACCGCGCGACCCGGCAATGGTTCTTGCTTGCACTGCCGTTGTGGTTTCTCACTGTGCCCTTGAAAGCCGAGGAAAGCCTCGCGTCGTTTCTACAGACGGCTGAGGCGGAGCATTTTGACGAACCGTTGTTGTTGGCTCAGTTCTCTGAGTTCAACGAGAGTTTGGACGCGATTGAGTCGCCCGTGACCGAGGTGTTGGATCAGTTGGATACGATCTCGCTGGATCGTTCGCTGCAGCAATCCTTCACGACCGAATCGTTCGACAGCCGAGCGGGAACTCAGCAGCCGAACAACTTCACCGCGTTTCCAGATTTCAATCGCGGGATTGTTGTGATTGGTGAAGAAGCGGCCTTGAAGATCGGTGGGTTTGTCAAAGCGGATTTTATCACTGACTTTGACCCAATTGACTCGGTCGATTCCTTTGACACCAGTCAGATTCCCGTTGGAGCAGCCGAACGGAAAAACTCTCGGTTCCACGCTCGGTCTTCCCGTTTGAGTTTTGATACTCGATGGAAGGTTCAGCAAGAGGTGGTTCGGGCGTTCGTGGAAGCGGACTTCTTTGGTGGCGAAGATGGTTCCAATGGATCGCTCAGATTGCGACATGCTTATGGGACCATGGGGTATGTCACGGCGGGGCAGACGTGGACCACTTTCACGCACCCATCGGCCGTTCCTCAGACATTGGATTTTGAAGGTGCTGTTTCGAACGTGAACCGACGGCAAGGGTTGGTGCGTCTGGATTTGCCATTGGGCAATTGGGGGTGGTCTTGGGCGGTGTCGCTGGAAGACCCTCGGATCGAGATCGACATCCCCGTCGGTGTGACGGGAGAAGGGCGAACGGAATCACCCGATGTGATCACTCATTTGAAATTGGAACGACCCCGAGGCGATTTTCAAGCGGCGTTTGTTATGCGAGAACTGGGCTTTCAACCGGTCGGGGATCCAGTCATCACGGGCACCGCCTGGGGATTCAACTTCACCGGTTCAGCGAAGGCCACGGAAGACACGCGGCTCTATTCCCAAATCACGTTCGGAGAAGGGATCGGCAGCTATCGAGGGTCACCTGATGTGGTGTCCACTGGCCCAAGCAGCGCGGCCATTTTGCCGATGTTTGGATGGATGGTCGGTTGCAAGCATGTTTGGAATGATCGGCTGACATCAAACTTGACGTACAGCGAACTCTTTCTGGATCCCATTGCGGGTCAGGATCCGACCAACCTGCGTCAAACCAACTACCTCGCCGTGAACTTGATTCACAATCCGGTCGATCGGGTGTTCGTGGGAATCGAATACCTGTACGGGATGCGAGAGAACCAAAACGGCAACCAAGCCGACGCAACCCGTTTGCAAATGAGCTTCGGGTTTTACCTGCCGTGA